One part of the Candidatus Paceibacterota bacterium genome encodes these proteins:
- the rpoC gene encoding DNA-directed RNA polymerase subunit beta', which yields MKTNITKPGDLNEFDMITLKLASPDRIKEWSFGEVLKPETINYRTQRSEKSGLFDEKIFGPDRDFECYCGKYRGVRYKGIVCEKCGVEITRSIVRRERMGHIELATPVSHIWFLRSMPSRIGMILGMNTADLEKVIYFAGYIITKVDEAERARILKDVDSEYKAKVKPLVDEKSRDAIKEKLSATKKEIEAIQEGMVLDEVSYHNYSVKYGTLFEAGIGAEAVYNIFRKIDLGKLAKNLEAEIEKAGPMKTEKLNKRLSLVKSMINTEIRPEWMFLTSIPVIPPALRPMVPLDGGRYATSDVNDLYRRVINRNNRLKKLKEIFAPDVILRNEKRILQEAVDALVDNSIRHGGGSSAALTQSQRRALKSLSDNLKGKRGLFRQNLLGKRVDYSGRSVIVVGPELKLNQCGLPKHMALELFRPFVVSKLLERELAYNIRGAGRLIDDGIAEVWAILEEVISNKYVLLNRAPTLHRLGIQAFKPILIEGNAIQVHPLVCTAFNADFDGDQMAVHVPLSREAQIEAKEIMASDKNILKPGSGNIVISVDKLDIVLGCYWMTTIIPGEKGEGKYFSRPNTAITTYDFGEVSYRALIKVLPTEDIRYAKFEGKIFETSVGRLLFNSVLPKDYPYVNEEMTRKKMSVLVDDLIDRYGIYNVADIVDKIKAFGFKHATLSGTTWGIDDIQEPKDKMKVINEAKVQAETVQEQFNEGLLSAEERLRKNVEIWHKAKNEVEKLMPDTLVKHGSVYDMINSGARGSFSQITQMAGMKGLITNTAGETIEFPILSSSKNGLTPIEYFITTHGSRKGLTDTALNTAKAGYLTRRLFDVAQDAIIQEEDCGTKDHVKISRMHGNSIDPNFGKNLKGRVTAADVVDSKGKVLFKKAHLMTKEDVKKIEASDAVEVSVRSPLTCKSAQGVCIQCYGFDLGRNELIGLGEAVGTVAAQAIGEPGTQLTMRTFHAGGTASVGGDITQGLPRVEEIFEKRKPKNPAVVCEVGGVVTAVKDLGKEKVITVLPDLEDRIKPTKKKPDAEIEYSANYKRVVLMKVGDKVKKGDFLTDGSADIDEIFKYGGKEKAEGYIISEVNKIYELQGETVSRKHIEVIVRQMFSRRKVTDAGDSAFSSGDIIENTHLLAENVRMKEKGGAPAQAEQIVMGISEVSLSRKSFLSAASFQHTTRVLINNAIRGTADSLRGLKENIIIGRLIPAGTGFKGGPKWKLMQKDGVVENESSEE from the coding sequence ATGAAAACAAACATCACAAAACCGGGAGATTTGAATGAGTTCGACATGATCACGTTGAAGCTCGCTTCTCCTGATCGAATTAAAGAATGGTCATTTGGAGAGGTTTTGAAGCCGGAGACAATCAACTACCGAACCCAGCGTTCTGAAAAGAGCGGGCTATTCGATGAAAAGATATTCGGACCTGACCGGGATTTCGAATGTTACTGCGGAAAATACCGGGGAGTGCGATATAAAGGAATTGTCTGCGAGAAATGCGGAGTGGAGATCACACGTTCAATAGTGCGACGAGAACGAATGGGACACATCGAGCTTGCGACGCCAGTTTCTCATATTTGGTTTCTCCGAAGCATGCCATCTCGAATCGGAATGATCCTCGGCATGAATACTGCTGACCTTGAAAAAGTTATCTATTTTGCTGGGTACATCATCACGAAAGTTGATGAGGCAGAGAGAGCAAGAATTTTGAAAGACGTAGATTCTGAATACAAAGCAAAAGTGAAGCCTCTCGTTGATGAAAAATCTCGGGACGCGATCAAAGAAAAACTTTCTGCAACTAAGAAAGAAATTGAAGCTATTCAGGAAGGAATGGTGCTCGATGAGGTTTCGTATCACAACTACTCCGTAAAATACGGCACGCTTTTTGAGGCTGGAATCGGAGCTGAAGCGGTCTATAATATTTTCCGAAAGATCGACCTCGGGAAACTCGCGAAAAATCTTGAAGCGGAAATTGAGAAGGCTGGCCCAATGAAGACAGAGAAGCTCAACAAGAGATTGAGTCTCGTGAAATCAATGATCAATACCGAGATTCGTCCAGAATGGATGTTCCTCACTTCTATTCCAGTTATTCCTCCCGCACTTCGACCGATGGTCCCATTGGATGGAGGACGATATGCGACATCAGATGTAAACGATCTTTACCGACGCGTCATCAACCGAAATAATCGTCTCAAGAAACTCAAAGAGATTTTTGCTCCGGATGTAATCTTGCGAAACGAGAAAAGAATTCTTCAGGAAGCAGTTGACGCTCTTGTTGATAACTCTATCCGACATGGAGGAGGTTCTTCAGCTGCACTCACCCAATCACAAAGACGAGCACTCAAATCTCTCTCAGATAACCTGAAAGGAAAGCGAGGACTTTTCAGACAAAATCTTCTTGGAAAACGAGTAGACTATTCTGGACGTTCTGTGATCGTTGTCGGACCTGAACTCAAACTCAATCAATGCGGCCTTCCAAAGCACATGGCGCTTGAACTTTTCCGACCATTCGTTGTTTCAAAACTTCTTGAACGAGAACTTGCTTATAACATTCGTGGAGCAGGACGACTTATCGATGACGGTATCGCGGAAGTGTGGGCGATTCTTGAAGAAGTCATTTCTAACAAATATGTGCTTTTGAACCGCGCACCGACCCTTCACCGACTTGGTATTCAAGCTTTCAAACCTATTCTTATTGAAGGAAATGCTATTCAAGTGCACCCGCTTGTTTGTACCGCTTTCAACGCTGACTTCGATGGAGACCAGATGGCTGTTCACGTTCCGCTTTCTCGCGAAGCACAAATCGAGGCAAAGGAAATCATGGCGTCGGACAAAAACATCTTAAAACCTGGATCAGGAAACATCGTTATTTCCGTGGACAAGCTCGACATCGTGCTCGGCTGTTACTGGATGACCACAATTATTCCGGGCGAAAAAGGCGAAGGAAAATATTTCTCTCGACCAAATACCGCTATCACTACATACGATTTCGGCGAGGTGTCATACCGAGCACTCATTAAAGTGCTTCCGACTGAAGATATTCGTTATGCGAAATTCGAAGGAAAGATATTCGAAACCTCTGTAGGCCGGCTTCTTTTCAACTCTGTTCTTCCAAAAGATTATCCGTACGTGAACGAGGAAATGACCCGAAAGAAAATGTCTGTGCTTGTTGATGATCTCATCGATAGGTATGGAATTTACAACGTCGCGGACATTGTGGACAAGATCAAAGCATTCGGCTTCAAACACGCTACCCTTTCCGGAACCACCTGGGGAATTGATGATATTCAGGAACCGAAAGACAAAATGAAGGTTATCAATGAAGCAAAAGTGCAAGCTGAAACTGTTCAGGAGCAATTCAATGAAGGTCTTCTTTCAGCAGAAGAACGGCTTCGAAAGAATGTTGAAATTTGGCACAAGGCGAAAAATGAAGTTGAAAAGCTCATGCCAGACACACTTGTAAAGCACGGCTCTGTCTATGACATGATCAATTCCGGTGCCCGAGGTTCGTTCTCTCAGATCACTCAAATGGCTGGTATGAAAGGTCTTATCACCAATACCGCCGGAGAGACGATCGAATTCCCAATTCTTTCTTCAAGCAAAAACGGTCTTACTCCGATCGAATATTTCATTACCACTCACGGTTCTCGAAAAGGTTTGACTGACACCGCTCTCAACACGGCAAAAGCAGGATATCTCACGAGACGTCTCTTCGATGTTGCACAGGATGCGATTATTCAGGAAGAGGATTGCGGTACGAAAGACCATGTGAAGATTTCTCGAATGCACGGCAATTCTATCGATCCAAACTTCGGAAAAAATCTTAAAGGAAGAGTTACTGCGGCGGATGTTGTGGATTCGAAAGGCAAAGTGCTCTTTAAGAAAGCACATCTCATGACCAAGGAAGATGTGAAGAAAATTGAAGCTTCTGACGCTGTCGAAGTTTCTGTCCGCTCTCCGCTTACTTGTAAATCTGCGCAGGGAGTTTGTATCCAGTGTTACGGATTTGATCTTGGACGGAATGAGCTCATCGGTCTTGGTGAAGCAGTAGGAACTGTCGCCGCTCAAGCTATTGGAGAGCCTGGAACACAGCTTACTATGCGTACGTTCCATGCCGGAGGTACTGCGTCAGTCGGCGGAGATATTACTCAAGGTTTGCCTCGAGTTGAGGAAATCTTTGAAAAACGAAAGCCAAAAAATCCCGCTGTTGTATGCGAAGTGGGAGGAGTTGTTACTGCTGTAAAAGATCTCGGAAAAGAAAAAGTGATCACCGTTTTGCCTGACCTTGAAGACCGAATAAAGCCAACAAAGAAGAAGCCAGATGCAGAAATTGAATACAGTGCGAATTACAAGCGAGTTGTGCTCATGAAAGTCGGAGACAAAGTAAAGAAAGGAGATTTTCTCACCGATGGTTCCGCTGATATTGATGAGATCTTCAAATACGGAGGCAAAGAAAAAGCTGAAGGCTACATCATCAGCGAAGTAAATAAGATCTACGAACTTCAGGGAGAAACGGTGTCTCGAAAGCACATTGAGGTTATTGTTCGACAGATGTTCTCTCGAAGAAAAGTGACTGACGCGGGAGATTCAGCATTCTCTTCAGGAGATATTATCGAAAACACCCATCTTCTTGCTGAAAATGTGAGAATGAAAGAAAAGGGTGGAGCGCCCGCACAAGCAGAACAGATCGTCATGGGTATTTCTGAAGTTTCGCTTTCTCGAAAGAGTTTCTTGTCAGCTGCTTCATTCCAGCACACTACTCGCGTACTCATCAACAACGCAATTCGAGGTACTGCCGACTCGCTTCGAGGTCTTAAAGAAAATATTATTATTGGACGGCTCATCCCTGCCGGAACCGGTTTTAAAGGCGGTCCGAAGTGGAAACTGATGCAGAAAGACGGAGTGGTGGAAAACGAATCATCCGAAGAGTAA
- the dnaG gene encoding DNA primase yields the protein MSSGTVEKIKERLGIADVIGSYLKLEKAGANMKARCPFHNEKTPSFFVSVARNSYYCFGCGAKGDIFTFVEEFEGLDFMGALRVLAQRAGVPLVAENPKEKSERDELYAVMKESARFFQENLAKNKEALLYLKKRGLKIETVRDWQIGFAPLDWRVLLTHLNNKGYSEGVMEKAGLVKKAESTVEDKGAPRLYDRFRGRVMFPIFDSSGRVIAFSGRILVDDEKSAKYLNSPDTPLFNKSEVLYGYHIAKWGIKKQDFSILVEGQMDLLMSQQAGLTNTVAVSGTALTVQHLSMLGRLSKKVVLAFDADSAGFNAAEKSARVALSLGMEVKMVEIKSGKDPADLILSNPEDWKVAVGEAIHIIDFLLHKVMKDEKDERQLGKEIRKKVLPYVISLESRIEQSHFVRKISEATNIPEDAIWEDLKKTEGIKEENAEELKSEKKKEESHRKNKIEEKLVGLILWQEGLPKSVIDTVEVRKEFERIAGKNELKRFEESKEEKNRVIFEAETFFSGAMNLEKDLKELIFNLKEDYLKAEFAKTMNELVQAEKDKSSEKAAELLKKCKEIGEELTKLRKDFQN from the coding sequence ATGTCTAGTGGAACTGTAGAAAAAATAAAAGAACGGCTCGGGATTGCCGATGTTATTGGCTCCTATCTTAAACTCGAAAAAGCTGGAGCTAATATGAAAGCAAGGTGTCCTTTTCACAACGAAAAGACGCCTTCTTTCTTCGTGTCTGTGGCTCGTAATTCCTACTATTGTTTCGGTTGTGGAGCGAAAGGCGACATCTTCACTTTCGTCGAAGAATTTGAAGGATTGGATTTTATGGGCGCGCTTCGAGTTTTGGCCCAAAGAGCAGGAGTTCCGCTTGTCGCAGAGAATCCAAAAGAAAAAAGCGAACGAGATGAATTGTATGCGGTGATGAAAGAATCAGCACGCTTCTTCCAAGAAAATTTGGCGAAAAATAAAGAAGCGCTCCTCTATCTAAAAAAACGCGGACTTAAAATCGAAACGGTTCGAGATTGGCAGATCGGATTTGCTCCTCTTGATTGGAGAGTGCTTCTTACTCATCTCAACAACAAAGGATACAGTGAGGGGGTTATGGAAAAAGCAGGGCTTGTGAAAAAAGCAGAAAGCACAGTGGAAGACAAAGGAGCGCCTCGTCTCTACGACAGATTTCGTGGCCGGGTTATGTTTCCGATTTTTGATTCGTCCGGCAGAGTCATCGCTTTTTCTGGGAGAATTCTGGTAGACGACGAAAAATCTGCAAAATATTTAAACAGTCCCGATACTCCGCTTTTCAACAAATCCGAAGTTCTCTACGGCTACCATATCGCAAAGTGGGGAATAAAAAAACAGGATTTCTCAATACTTGTAGAAGGCCAGATGGATCTTCTTATGTCACAGCAAGCGGGCCTTACAAATACCGTTGCAGTTTCTGGCACAGCGCTCACAGTGCAACATCTCTCAATGCTTGGCCGATTGTCGAAAAAGGTGGTGCTCGCATTTGATGCTGATAGCGCCGGCTTTAATGCAGCAGAAAAAAGCGCTCGTGTCGCGCTCTCGCTTGGAATGGAAGTGAAAATGGTTGAAATAAAAAGCGGGAAAGACCCGGCAGATCTCATTCTTTCAAATCCGGAAGACTGGAAAGTGGCGGTCGGAGAAGCGATCCATATCATCGATTTTCTCCTTCACAAGGTGATGAAAGACGAAAAAGATGAACGCCAGCTTGGCAAAGAAATCCGTAAAAAAGTCCTGCCCTATGTTATTTCCCTTGAAAGCAGGATCGAACAATCGCATTTCGTGAGAAAAATTTCCGAAGCAACTAATATTCCCGAGGACGCTATTTGGGAAGATTTGAAAAAGACCGAAGGTATTAAAGAAGAAAATGCTGAAGAGTTAAAAAGCGAGAAGAAGAAAGAAGAGAGTCATCGCAAAAATAAAATTGAAGAAAAACTTGTCGGGCTCATTCTTTGGCAGGAAGGTTTGCCGAAGTCAGTGATAGATACAGTTGAAGTGAGAAAAGAATTCGAGAGAATTGCCGGAAAAAATGAACTAAAGCGTTTCGAAGAATCAAAAGAAGAGAAAAACAGAGTCATTTTTGAGGCAGAAACATTTTTTTCCGGAGCGATGAACTTGGAAAAGGATCTGAAAGAGCTCATTTTTAATTTGAAAGAAGATTATCTCAAAGCCGAGTTCGCGAAAACCATGAACGAGCTCGTCCAGGCAGAGAAGGATAAATCAAGTGAAAAAGCAGCTGAACTTCTTAAGAAATGCAAAGAAATAGGGGAGGAATTAACCAAACTTCGCAAAGACTTCCAAAACTAG
- a CDS encoding sigma-70 family RNA polymerase sigma factor produces the protein MPKKHKKTRGYKKKVSPKVFKKAKLARMKSSKKKVVPGKEKKAKVEKVSPLIQRSGKLNKKEIELNRKADILFKKGKERGFVTYDEILKEFPTIEDDIGFLDSLYEKIHTSGIDILDSGGLLDMDEAGEEDVTKKKYTYGGKSDSSYDSIQMYLKEIGQYPLIPAAMEKELARRIEKGDTEAKNLLARANLRLVVSIAKKYVGRSPDLTILDLIQEGNLGLFKAVDKFDWTKGYKFSTYATWWIRQAITRALADQSRTIRVPVHMVETIAKYKQVVRRLSQDLGRDPLPEEIAVEMGLDVDKVYNIEKIDQNTVSLESPVGDEGDDKSTLGDFISDDKILSPDQESSRRIIADQVKEILNDLPPKERMILEMRHGLIDGITHTLEEVGQKFGVTRERIRQIEAKAHEKIRSHDKVNRLKNY, from the coding sequence ATGCCTAAAAAACACAAGAAAACACGAGGTTATAAGAAAAAAGTTTCTCCAAAAGTCTTCAAAAAGGCCAAATTGGCTCGGATGAAGAGCTCCAAGAAAAAGGTTGTTCCTGGAAAGGAAAAAAAGGCGAAAGTGGAAAAGGTAAGTCCGCTCATCCAGAGATCAGGAAAACTTAACAAAAAAGAAATCGAGCTTAATCGAAAAGCGGATATCCTTTTCAAGAAAGGAAAAGAACGCGGGTTCGTCACCTACGACGAAATTTTGAAAGAATTCCCGACGATCGAAGACGATATCGGATTTCTCGATTCTCTCTACGAAAAAATTCACACAAGCGGAATTGATATTCTCGACAGCGGGGGACTTTTGGATATGGATGAAGCGGGCGAAGAAGATGTTACCAAAAAGAAATATACCTACGGAGGCAAAAGCGATTCTTCCTACGACTCTATCCAGATGTATTTGAAAGAGATCGGTCAGTATCCGCTCATTCCCGCTGCTATGGAGAAAGAGCTTGCAAGACGAATTGAAAAAGGGGATACCGAAGCGAAAAATCTCCTTGCTCGCGCAAACCTTCGTCTTGTCGTTTCGATCGCAAAGAAGTATGTTGGTCGTTCACCGGATCTTACTATTTTGGACTTGATTCAAGAAGGAAACTTGGGATTGTTTAAAGCTGTAGATAAATTTGATTGGACCAAAGGATATAAATTCTCTACTTATGCTACGTGGTGGATTCGTCAGGCTATTACTCGTGCGCTTGCAGATCAGTCACGTACCATTCGCGTGCCGGTGCACATGGTGGAAACAATTGCAAAATACAAGCAGGTTGTTCGCCGACTCTCGCAGGATTTGGGACGAGACCCGCTTCCCGAAGAGATTGCCGTTGAGATGGGATTGGACGTAGATAAAGTCTACAATATTGAAAAAATCGATCAAAACACGGTATCGCTTGAAAGCCCAGTGGGGGATGAAGGAGATGATAAATCAACGCTTGGGGATTTTATTTCAGATGACAAGATTCTCTCTCCAGATCAAGAATCTTCACGTAGAATCATTGCCGACCAAGTAAAAGAAATTTTGAATGACTTGCCTCCGAAAGAGCGAATGATCCTCGAAATGCGTCACGGCCTCATTGACGGCATTACGCATACCCTCGAAGAAGTGGGACAAAAATTCGGCGTGACCCGTGAGCGTATCCGACAAATTGAAGCAAAGGCGCACGAAAAAATCCGCTCACATGATAAGGTGAATCGCTTGAAGAATTATTAA
- a CDS encoding PD-(D/E)XK nuclease family protein, translating into MPQDKYSAVWVSHSSLGDFLKCPRSYYLKNVYKNPKTGKKINIVSPALSLGSAVHQVVEGLGAFKVEERFTQNLEEEFQKAWEKFSGKKGGFLSAEDEKEAKERGLAMIRRVIANPGPLKNKTVKLPEREMLPNFFLSESDNIILCGKIDWIEYIPEDDSIRVLDFKTGKNEEKEDSLQLPIYLLLLKNLQKRKVTGASYWYLDKDDTPIAVKLPDYEKARADVLEKAKKVKEAREKKEFLCPKGEKGCFACRPFEKILKGEAEYLGVGEYNQELYLLK; encoded by the coding sequence ATGCCACAAGATAAATACAGTGCGGTCTGGGTCTCCCACTCCTCTCTCGGGGATTTTTTGAAATGTCCACGTTCTTACTATTTGAAAAATGTCTACAAAAATCCAAAAACTGGGAAGAAGATAAATATTGTCAGTCCTGCGCTCTCGCTTGGTTCCGCAGTACATCAAGTAGTGGAAGGGCTCGGTGCTTTTAAAGTTGAAGAAAGGTTTACGCAAAATCTTGAAGAAGAATTTCAGAAAGCTTGGGAGAAATTTTCCGGCAAAAAGGGGGGATTTTTGAGTGCAGAAGACGAAAAGGAGGCAAAAGAACGCGGGCTCGCAATGATTCGCCGAGTTATCGCAAATCCTGGACCTCTCAAAAATAAAACAGTGAAATTGCCGGAAAGGGAAATGCTGCCAAATTTCTTTCTTTCAGAATCCGACAACATCATTCTTTGCGGGAAAATTGATTGGATCGAATATATTCCAGAGGATGACAGTATCCGCGTTCTCGATTTCAAAACCGGTAAAAATGAAGAAAAAGAAGATTCACTCCAGCTCCCCATCTATTTGCTTCTTTTGAAAAATCTCCAGAAAAGAAAAGTGACAGGGGCCTCGTATTGGTATTTAGACAAAGATGATACTCCAATCGCTGTAAAATTGCCTGATTACGAAAAGGCCCGGGCGGATGTCCTAGAAAAAGCCAAAAAAGTGAAAGAAGCGCGGGAGAAAAAAGAATTTCTCTGCCCAAAAGGTGAAAAAGGCTGTTTTGCATGCCGGCCATTCGAAAAAATTCTCAAGGGGGAAGCGGAGTATCTCGGAGTGGGGGAGTATAATCAAGAGCTCTATTTGTTAAAATAG
- a CDS encoding VOC family protein: MKNINPVVHFEMGYNDRERMKKFYQTVFDWKLQQMGPEMGGYIVAQTTETDAKGMVQKPGNINGGFYKKTENPLSHAPSVVIAVKDIEASMKEVEKGGGKILGAMDESGKQSMKPQDIPGVGLWISFQDTEGNRVSLLQPKSM; the protein is encoded by the coding sequence ATGAAAAATATCAATCCAGTCGTACATTTCGAGATGGGCTATAATGACCGAGAGAGGATGAAGAAGTTTTATCAAACCGTTTTCGATTGGAAGCTCCAGCAGATGGGGCCAGAGATGGGGGGTTATATCGTGGCACAGACGACAGAAACAGACGCCAAAGGCATGGTGCAAAAACCGGGCAATATTAACGGAGGCTTTTATAAAAAGACCGAAAATCCTCTTTCTCACGCGCCGTCAGTCGTTATTGCGGTCAAAGATATTGAAGCTTCCATGAAGGAAGTCGAAAAAGGTGGAGGGAAAATTTTGGGAGCGATGGACGAATCCGGTAAGCAATCGATGAAACCGCAGGATATTCCCGGTGTCGGTCTTTGGATCTCTTTTCAAGATACCGAAGGCAATCGCGTGAGTCTCCTTCAGCCGAAGAGTATGTAA
- a CDS encoding VOC family protein — protein MNQPSYFEIQADDVNRAENFYREVFGWKFTKAEGLPIEYWRIETEGPRGGLLKRPAKTPPPQSGTNAYVCSMEVKNFDETAQKITSLGGQVALPKFAVGGVCWQGYFLDLEGNTFGIFQPDPMAK, from the coding sequence ATGAACCAACCATCATATTTTGAAATCCAGGCGGATGATGTGAATCGAGCCGAAAACTTCTACAGAGAAGTTTTCGGCTGGAAATTCACCAAAGCAGAAGGATTGCCTATTGAATATTGGCGCATAGAAACAGAAGGCCCGCGCGGCGGACTTCTCAAGCGTCCAGCAAAAACTCCGCCTCCGCAGTCCGGAACCAATGCCTATGTTTGCTCGATGGAGGTGAAAAACTTCGATGAAACAGCCCAAAAGATCACGAGCCTTGGCGGTCAAGTGGCATTACCAAAATTTGCAGTCGGAGGTGTATGCTGGCAAGGCTATTTCCTCGATCTAGAAGGCAATACCTTCGGCATCTTCCAACCTGACCCTATGGCGAAATGA
- a CDS encoding cupredoxin domain-containing protein, producing MNKIITTIIVLAVVGFAGYYLVFNKNSGPAPEPSPTPTQEPVTTTPASTTANIIIQNSAFSPMTITVKAGTKVVWTNKDGVAHTVTSDAGTPQSFTSRFPGGGTFGAILTAPGIYHYHCDVHPGMTGTVIVTQ from the coding sequence ATGAATAAAATTATCACCACAATAATCGTGCTCGCAGTCGTTGGCTTTGCTGGATATTATTTGGTTTTCAATAAAAATTCGGGCCCTGCACCGGAACCCTCACCTACTCCGACGCAAGAGCCAGTGACTACCACTCCTGCCTCAACAACAGCTAACATAATTATTCAAAATTCCGCTTTTAGCCCGATGACTATCACCGTCAAAGCCGGAACAAAAGTCGTCTGGACGAACAAAGACGGCGTCGCCCACACAGTCACATCTGATGCCGGCACGCCTCAATCCTTCACCTCACGCTTCCCTGGCGGCGGAACATTCGGCGCAATTTTGACCGCACCAGGCATTTACCACTATCACTGCGACGTGCACCCGGGGATGACAGGCACTGTAATAGTGACGCAATAA
- a CDS encoding ArsR family transcriptional regulator, translated as MKQYEKPLKAVANRRRLEIIKYLKINKEANVGEIAENIKLSFKATSKHLAVLLGADIVEREQRSLSAQFSLAPKLPVIVKSVIDML; from the coding sequence ATGAAGCAGTATGAAAAACCTCTCAAAGCTGTTGCCAATCGTCGTCGGCTCGAGATTATAAAATATTTGAAAATAAACAAAGAGGCGAATGTAGGTGAGATCGCTGAGAATATCAAGCTTTCTTTTAAAGCCACCTCCAAACATCTCGCTGTGCTTCTTGGTGCTGATATTGTGGAGAGGGAACAGAGAAGTCTCTCGGCTCAATTTTCCCTTGCGCCAAAACTTCCGGTGATTGTAAAAAGTGTTATAGATATGCTCTGA
- the dcm gene encoding DNA (cytosine-5-)-methyltransferase, which yields MKKLTKKIRVAELFAGVGGFRIGLQQVASSEGEFDVVWSNQWEPATKTQHASNIYVKRFGVDGHSNEDIATVPTKKIPEHDLLVGGFPCQDYSVARTLSQAAGLQGKKGILWWSIHRILKEKGKDAPSFLMLENVDRLLKSPASQRGRDFGVMLASLSDLGYAVEWRVINAADYGMPQRRRRIYILGYKKGTGVHKDLSSIGATEWLTNSGVTAKAFPIEKPDVAEPFEIEGDLSDVTKDFNKEKFSSPFGTSGVMINRKVWTFKAIPKYKGKMAKLKDYLEPDNKVPEEYFIDEKSLKEWKYLKGGKKEKRKTNAGFEYEYSEGPMAFPDALDKPSRTIVTGEGGPTPSRFKHIIQTRSGKFRRLTPIELERLNMFPDGHTEGESAVKRAFFMGNALVVGVIERLGKELLKFSNGNKSPQNSIRSRAWALPNLALPKN from the coding sequence ATGAAAAAGCTCACAAAAAAGATACGAGTTGCTGAACTTTTTGCCGGAGTTGGAGGATTCCGGATCGGACTTCAGCAAGTAGCTTCATCCGAAGGAGAATTCGACGTTGTGTGGAGCAACCAATGGGAACCCGCGACCAAGACTCAGCACGCATCAAATATATATGTGAAAAGATTTGGAGTTGATGGACATTCAAATGAAGACATAGCAACGGTTCCAACAAAAAAAATACCTGAGCACGACCTATTGGTCGGAGGATTTCCTTGCCAGGATTATTCTGTAGCGAGAACTTTAAGCCAAGCCGCTGGGCTTCAAGGAAAAAAAGGTATACTTTGGTGGTCCATACATCGAATCCTAAAAGAAAAGGGAAAAGATGCTCCTTCTTTCTTGATGCTCGAAAATGTAGACAGATTATTAAAATCTCCAGCCTCGCAACGAGGACGCGATTTTGGGGTCATGCTTGCTTCCCTCTCTGACCTCGGTTATGCAGTTGAATGGAGAGTGATAAATGCAGCTGACTACGGAATGCCACAGAGACGAAGAAGGATCTATATACTTGGTTACAAAAAAGGAACAGGAGTGCATAAAGACTTGTCATCTATTGGAGCAACAGAGTGGCTTACTAATTCTGGCGTAACTGCCAAAGCATTCCCTATCGAAAAACCTGATGTGGCAGAACCATTTGAAATAGAGGGCGACCTCTCAGATGTGACGAAAGACTTTAATAAAGAAAAGTTTTCTAGTCCATTCGGAACTTCAGGGGTCATGATAAATAGAAAAGTTTGGACATTCAAAGCCATTCCTAAATACAAAGGTAAAATGGCAAAACTCAAAGATTATCTCGAACCTGACAATAAAGTTCCCGAAGAATATTTTATTGATGAGAAGTCATTAAAAGAATGGAAATACTTAAAGGGTGGGAAGAAAGAAAAAAGAAAAACTAACGCTGGTTTTGAATATGAATATAGCGAAGGGCCAATGGCTTTTCCTGATGCTCTAGATAAACCTTCAAGAACAATAGTTACTGGAGAAGGGGGTCCTACTCCATCCAGGTTTAAACATATAATCCAAACAAGGTCAGGAAAATTTCGACGACTTACACCAATCGAGCTTGAACGACTTAATATGTTCCCAGACGGACATACAGAGGGAGAATCTGCCGTCAAAAGAGCTTTCTTCATGGGAAATGCTCTGGTTGTTGGTGTGATCGAGCGCTTAGGAAAAGAATTACTTAAATTTTCTAACGGGAACAAGAGCCCTCAAAATTCTATTAGAAGTCGGGCCTGGGCGCTTCCTAATCTGGCACTCCCAAAGAACTAA